The proteins below come from a single Gimesia alba genomic window:
- a CDS encoding type II secretion system F family protein gives MQFTYTARNTTGQNQSGELVADSRDDAVAKLRQDGLYLLALEEADTNAKEGFSATRKKRVSRKDIIYFTNQLAIMVDAGVPVATALEGISKQIENPTLAEILTNIQKSVEAGSDLSAAMAEYPRQFDKTYVNLIKASEASGTMPQMLNRIATQAEEEQETIQQVKGALIYPAIMLVMCIGICIFLLTYVFPKLMPMFAARGAAVPTPTKIMIFVSTAITSYWYLILLFLAAMGGLFYYVRSQAWGKAAFDWVIIRLPVFGTMLKKLAISRSIRTLATTINAGVPMLEAIELSAGVSDNVHFKQSWEEISEQVTTGKQIHEALEGKTLFPPTMQQMIASGESTGRLGMVLNKLSDYFDRDVKIAIKSATTLIEPIMVVCMGSIIGFIALSMLLPIFTLSTSH, from the coding sequence ATGCAGTTTACTTATACAGCACGTAACACAACTGGCCAGAATCAATCTGGCGAGCTGGTCGCAGATTCGAGAGATGATGCGGTAGCCAAATTGCGCCAGGACGGTCTGTATCTGCTTGCGCTCGAGGAAGCCGATACCAACGCCAAAGAGGGGTTTTCGGCTACGCGAAAGAAACGGGTTTCCCGCAAAGACATCATTTATTTCACGAATCAACTGGCGATTATGGTGGATGCTGGTGTCCCTGTCGCAACCGCATTAGAGGGAATCTCAAAGCAGATCGAAAACCCTACACTGGCCGAAATTCTGACAAACATTCAAAAAAGTGTGGAAGCCGGTAGCGACCTTTCTGCCGCCATGGCCGAATATCCGCGTCAGTTTGACAAAACTTATGTGAATCTGATCAAGGCCAGTGAAGCCAGTGGTACAATGCCTCAAATGTTGAATCGGATCGCCACGCAGGCTGAAGAAGAACAGGAAACCATCCAACAGGTCAAAGGAGCCTTAATCTATCCGGCCATCATGTTGGTGATGTGTATTGGAATTTGTATTTTTCTGCTGACCTATGTTTTCCCAAAACTGATGCCGATGTTTGCAGCGCGCGGTGCAGCGGTACCTACACCGACCAAGATCATGATTTTTGTCTCGACCGCCATTACTTCATACTGGTATCTGATTCTGCTATTTTTAGCAGCGATGGGAGGCCTGTTCTATTACGTGCGTTCTCAAGCCTGGGGCAAGGCGGCATTCGACTGGGTCATTATCCGTTTACCCGTCTTTGGGACCATGTTGAAAAAACTGGCGATCAGCCGTAGCATTCGTACGTTGGCAACAACCATCAATGCGGGAGTACCAATGCTCGAAGCAATCGAGCTCAGCGCCGGAGTTTCTGATAATGTCCATTTCAAACAGAGCTGGGAAGAAATCAGCGAGCAGGTCACTACCGGAAAACAAATCCATGAAGCACTGGAAGGGAAAACCTTATTTCCTCCGACGATGCAGCAGATGATCGCCTCGGGGGAATCGACGGGTCGTCTGGGAATGGTGTTGAACAAATTGAGTGATTATTTTGACCGGGATGTCAAAATCGCCATCAAATCTGCCACGACGCTCATTGAGCCGATTATGGTGGTCTGCATGGGCTCCATCATCGGTTTCATTGCTCTCTCAATGCTGCTCCCGATTTTCACACTCAGTACCAGCCATTAA
- a CDS encoding AI-2E family transporter, which translates to MVRLVSLSVILCLILFLGITFFRVIMPFLLPLFLAAVVAMVSQPLLNYFVKRTKGHVRIAAGITTTIIVSAILVPLCVGIFLGSLQIFTTVVNTLDEANWKKTVQTVREKVEISNDKFHQLIDWSNQYLDKEIGPLEQDKGQKQTESVEEFIRKNLQATLVPIAKRSLGFAASTVGLLGSVFSALIAWVMFIIALYYFLADGYSLIESTQSLIPVHVDYQKRLIDQFQKVVRAVVLATFLAAIGQGLTTAIALYLVGFDHFIIFLILATITSLVPLLGSWLIWVPCAGWLMYHGHWGAAIFLTVVGTLVVGTMDNIIRTYVLQSDAKLHPLLAFVSVLGGLQMMGLWGVFIGPIVASCLHALVQIFNTELKAFSHEKFQNQGLLEVAGGAGDESTSEATTQTEQPAASDETSNTETKSETDSAPAQPEPDKKDQKPPAS; encoded by the coding sequence ATGGTACGGCTCGTCTCGCTTTCAGTCATACTCTGCCTGATCCTCTTTCTGGGGATCACTTTCTTCAGAGTCATTATGCCTTTTCTGTTGCCGCTATTTCTGGCGGCAGTCGTTGCGATGGTTAGTCAGCCGCTGCTGAATTATTTCGTGAAGCGAACCAAAGGGCATGTCAGAATCGCCGCAGGAATTACAACGACGATTATTGTATCTGCCATTCTGGTTCCGTTATGCGTTGGGATTTTTCTGGGGTCACTACAGATTTTCACAACAGTTGTGAATACGCTTGATGAAGCCAACTGGAAAAAGACGGTTCAAACCGTGCGTGAGAAAGTCGAGATCAGCAATGATAAATTCCATCAGTTAATTGATTGGTCTAATCAATATTTGGATAAAGAGATTGGCCCTTTAGAACAGGACAAAGGCCAAAAGCAAACAGAATCGGTAGAGGAATTCATTCGGAAAAATCTGCAAGCGACTCTGGTTCCGATTGCCAAGCGCTCATTGGGATTCGCGGCATCTACGGTTGGTTTGCTGGGAAGTGTTTTCTCGGCGTTGATTGCCTGGGTGATGTTTATCATTGCGCTCTACTATTTTCTGGCCGATGGATATTCATTGATCGAATCGACCCAGTCCCTGATTCCCGTACATGTTGATTATCAGAAGCGGCTGATTGATCAGTTTCAAAAAGTCGTGCGTGCTGTGGTGCTGGCTACATTTCTGGCAGCTATTGGACAAGGTTTGACAACCGCGATTGCCTTGTATCTGGTTGGTTTCGATCACTTCATTATTTTTCTGATCCTGGCCACCATTACTTCCCTGGTCCCTTTATTGGGTTCCTGGTTGATCTGGGTTCCCTGTGCCGGCTGGCTGATGTATCACGGGCATTGGGGAGCTGCGATTTTCCTGACCGTTGTGGGAACACTGGTTGTAGGAACGATGGATAACATTATTCGAACCTATGTTCTGCAGAGCGATGCCAAGCTGCACCCGCTACTGGCGTTTGTCAGTGTCCTGGGAGGTTTACAAATGATGGGGCTCTGGGGCGTGTTTATTGGCCCCATTGTGGCATCTTGTCTGCACGCACTGGTACAGATTTTCAATACCGAGTTGAAAGCATTTTCACACGAGAAATTTCAGAATCAGGGGCTATTGGAAGTCGCAGGCGGGGCCGGTGATGAGTCAACTTCAGAAGCGACGACTCAGACAGAGCAACCTGCAGCGTCAGATGAGACTTCCAACACCGAAACGAAATCCGAAACAGATTCAGCACCAGCTCAACCTGAGCCGGATAAAAAAGACCAAAAACCGCCTGCGTCTTAA